The following coding sequences are from one Nonlabens arenilitoris window:
- a CDS encoding SprT-like domain-containing protein, with protein MPLTQLLEMNAVHLKIVNERKTRHGDYRPLPDGSHRITINANLNQYRFLVTLVHEIAHLIAFKKYGRAIKPHGVEWKHTFQHLMLPFLRPDIFPNDVLPLLARHFKNPTASSDTDAHLSVALKKYDAATDKNYIFELMQGAIFATDNGRKFQKGKKLRKRYECLEIESGKVYLFQPNVQVEVLKS; from the coding sequence ATGCCTTTAACACAATTGCTAGAGATGAATGCTGTTCATCTTAAAATTGTAAATGAACGTAAGACTAGGCATGGTGATTATAGACCACTACCAGATGGATCTCACCGCATTACCATTAACGCAAACTTAAATCAGTATCGTTTTTTAGTAACATTAGTTCACGAGATAGCTCATTTAATTGCTTTCAAAAAGTATGGTAGAGCTATTAAACCACATGGAGTAGAGTGGAAGCATACCTTTCAACATTTAATGCTACCATTTTTAAGACCAGATATTTTTCCCAATGACGTTTTGCCTTTACTGGCCAGACATTTTAAAAATCCAACAGCCAGTAGTGATACTGATGCACATTTAAGTGTAGCTCTTAAAAAGTATGATGCTGCCACTGATAAAAATTATATATTTGAGTTAATGCAAGGCGCTATTTTTGCCACTGATAATGGACGCAAATTCCAGAAAGGTAAAAAGCTGCGCAAGCGATATGAATGCTTAGAAATTGAGAGTGGTAAAGTATATCTTTTCCAGCCCAATGTTCAGGTAGAAGTTTTAAAAAGTTAA